In Haloarcula sp. H-GB4, a single genomic region encodes these proteins:
- a CDS encoding DHH family phosphoesterase, producing MTTTGPVPALADRAAACADRLRAADRVLLASHIDADGLTSAAIATAALSRAGIPVETVFKKQLDAAEIESIAAREYDTVLFTDFGSGQLDVISEHVAAGDFEAIVADHHQPSDPGDCHPDAVVDTDGYADFETHLNPLLEGINGASELSGAGAAYVLARALSTGETDNRDLAALAVVGAVGDMQAVGGELVGANAGLVEDGIAADVLEEGTDLSLYGKQTRPLPKLLEYATEVPIPGISNDQAGATRFLEGLGLDLKSDDDWRTWADLSDDERQTVASGLVQRAVERGVPADKIETLIGTTYTLTAEPRGTELRDASEFSTLLNATARYERADVGLAVCLGERDAPLERARTLLSNHRRNLSEGLTLVKERGVTPAGTVQWFDAGDAIRETIVGIVAGMALGTNGVDSDKPIIAFASTDEDETKVSSRATGPLVGRGVDLSVVMRDAAQSVGGDGGGHDIAAGATIPSGEESAFIQAADEIISDQLS from the coding sequence ATGACTACGACCGGCCCTGTTCCAGCGCTCGCCGACCGCGCGGCCGCCTGCGCTGACCGACTCCGGGCGGCCGACCGCGTGTTGCTGGCCTCCCACATCGACGCCGACGGGCTGACCAGCGCCGCCATCGCCACCGCGGCGCTATCGCGGGCCGGGATCCCTGTCGAGACCGTCTTCAAGAAGCAACTCGACGCCGCCGAAATTGAGAGTATCGCGGCCCGTGAGTACGACACCGTCTTATTCACCGACTTCGGCTCGGGCCAGCTAGACGTGATCTCCGAGCATGTCGCCGCAGGCGATTTTGAGGCAATCGTCGCCGACCACCACCAGCCGTCGGACCCGGGCGACTGCCACCCGGACGCGGTTGTCGACACCGACGGCTACGCCGACTTCGAGACGCATCTCAATCCGCTGCTGGAAGGCATCAATGGCGCGTCGGAGCTTTCGGGTGCAGGCGCGGCATACGTCCTCGCCCGTGCGCTCTCGACCGGAGAGACGGACAACCGAGACCTCGCCGCGCTGGCGGTCGTCGGCGCGGTCGGGGACATGCAGGCCGTCGGCGGTGAACTCGTCGGGGCCAACGCCGGGCTCGTCGAGGATGGAATCGCCGCCGATGTGCTTGAGGAAGGGACCGATCTCTCGCTGTATGGCAAACAGACCCGGCCGCTGCCGAAACTGCTCGAGTACGCCACGGAAGTCCCGATACCGGGCATCTCGAACGATCAGGCCGGCGCGACGCGGTTCCTCGAAGGCCTCGGACTGGATCTCAAATCCGATGATGACTGGCGCACGTGGGCCGACCTCTCCGATGACGAGCGCCAGACTGTCGCCAGTGGGCTGGTCCAGCGAGCTGTCGAGCGCGGCGTCCCAGCGGACAAGATAGAGACGCTCATCGGCACGACCTACACGCTGACCGCGGAACCACGCGGGACGGAACTCCGGGACGCAAGCGAGTTCTCGACGCTTTTGAACGCCACCGCTCGCTACGAGCGGGCGGACGTGGGACTGGCCGTCTGTCTCGGCGAGCGTGACGCGCCGCTTGAGCGGGCGCGGACGCTGCTGTCGAACCACCGCCGGAACCTCTCGGAGGGCCTCACGCTCGTCAAGGAGCGCGGCGTCACGCCGGCGGGGACCGTCCAGTGGTTCGACGCAGGCGATGCCATCCGCGAGACCATCGTCGGCATCGTTGCCGGGATGGCGCTGGGGACCAATGGTGTTGATTCGGACAAGCCTATCATCGCCTTCGCCAGCACCGACGAGGACGAGACCAAAGTGTCCTCACGGGCGACCGGCCCGCTGGTCGGCCGGGGCGTCGACCTGTCGGTCGTGATGCGTGACGCCGCCCAGTCCGTCGGCGGCGACGGTGGCGGTCACGATATCGCAGCGGGTGCGACTATCCCGTCTGGAGAGGAGTCGGCGTTTATCCAAGCGGCTGACGAAATTATCAGCGACCAACTGTCGTAG
- a CDS encoding dual specificity protein phosphatase family protein, giving the protein MGENNAPSPTDHAVRPVGFVSDEPVIRQIGNRALYLGNKHAARPEAHDHSFEHVLSATSEAYSLTTAHHPLIDGAGNEWTAFEAAVDTARRFVRADGTALIHCKAGVSRSATLIATALAAEENRPLSDALAAVRAARPIATPNPALYKLAVIYLAANR; this is encoded by the coding sequence GTGGGAGAGAACAACGCTCCATCTCCGACTGACCATGCCGTTCGACCCGTGGGGTTCGTCAGTGACGAGCCGGTGATTCGCCAGATCGGCAACCGGGCGCTGTATCTCGGCAACAAACACGCAGCACGGCCCGAGGCACACGACCACTCCTTCGAACACGTGCTTTCGGCGACGAGCGAGGCCTACTCCCTCACGACCGCCCACCACCCGCTTATCGACGGTGCAGGCAACGAATGGACGGCGTTCGAGGCGGCCGTCGATACTGCTCGGCGCTTCGTCCGTGCGGATGGCACGGCGTTGATTCACTGCAAGGCCGGCGTCTCACGGAGCGCGACGCTGATTGCGACGGCGCTCGCTGCCGAAGAGAACCGACCGCTTTCCGACGCACTGGCAGCTGTCCGGGCAGCCCGACCGATTGCGACCCCGAATCCGGCGCTGTATAAGCTAGCTGTCATCTATCTCGCTGCGAACCGATGA
- a CDS encoding uroporphyrinogen-III synthase, with translation MREEPRLRVAAFRPDDERLNDAVELIESLGADPVPDPMLAIEPATADDSEATDSQVTPRTDADYVVLTSKTGVELAAEAGWDPGEATVCAIGESTAEALHEAGYGVDIIPAEYSSTGLVETLSGAVAGTRVEVARSDHGSAVLTDGLENAGAYVHETVLYRLIQPPESGESAELAASGDLDAALFTSSLTVEHFLDAAADLGVREAAIHGLNEATVGAIGQPTRETAEAAGISVDVVPDQADFEALACDAVEAAAPTHHE, from the coding sequence ATGCGCGAAGAACCGCGTCTACGCGTGGCCGCCTTCCGGCCCGATGATGAGCGCCTGAACGACGCAGTCGAGCTCATCGAATCGCTCGGTGCCGACCCGGTTCCGGACCCGATGCTTGCGATCGAACCGGCGACGGCCGATGATTCCGAGGCCACCGACAGCCAAGTAACGCCCCGTACCGACGCCGACTACGTCGTCCTGACAAGCAAGACCGGTGTCGAACTCGCCGCCGAAGCCGGCTGGGACCCCGGCGAGGCGACGGTGTGTGCCATCGGCGAGTCGACCGCCGAGGCGCTTCACGAGGCCGGTTATGGCGTCGACATAATTCCCGCGGAGTACTCTTCGACGGGACTCGTCGAAACGCTGTCCGGAGCGGTGGCCGGCACGAGAGTTGAAGTCGCCCGGTCGGACCACGGCTCCGCAGTGCTGACTGACGGACTGGAGAACGCTGGCGCGTACGTCCACGAAACCGTGCTGTACCGGCTTATCCAGCCCCCGGAATCAGGCGAGTCCGCGGAGCTGGCAGCAAGTGGTGACCTCGACGCGGCGCTGTTCACGTCCTCGCTCACCGTCGAACACTTCCTTGATGCGGCTGCGGACCTCGGTGTCCGCGAGGCTGCGATCCACGGGCTGAACGAGGCGACCGTCGGCGCAATCGGCCAGCCGACGCGAGAAACGGCCGAGGCCGCCGGTATCTCGGTCGACGTCGTTCCCGACCAAGCCGACTTCGAGGCGCTGGCTTGCGACGCCGTTGAGGCGGCCGCGCCGACCCACCACGAGTAA
- a CDS encoding PspA/IM30 family protein, with the protein MSFLQRFAFAIRAKLNALLNRTSDPAAELDYSYEQMRGELQDVTRGIADVTTQKKRLEIYRTRLRSNVEKHDTQARAALQEGRDDLARRALEKKQVNVSQITELTGQIDGLQETQDRLVGKRAELSSQIEQFRTKKETMKARYQAAEASARVSEAFTGAGDTMADVHRSIERATERTEQMEARAAALEELEASGQLESVLDEGDSIDQELDRLSGERAVENELAALRAEMDEREAVEEAAE; encoded by the coding sequence ATGAGCTTCCTCCAGCGGTTCGCGTTCGCTATCCGTGCCAAGCTCAACGCCCTCTTAAACCGAACCTCGGACCCAGCGGCGGAACTGGACTACTCATATGAACAGATGCGGGGCGAACTACAGGACGTGACGCGCGGTATCGCCGACGTGACGACCCAGAAGAAACGGCTGGAGATATACCGAACCCGGTTGCGGTCGAACGTCGAGAAACACGACACGCAGGCCCGGGCCGCCCTGCAGGAGGGCCGTGACGACCTCGCGCGCCGGGCGCTGGAAAAGAAGCAGGTGAACGTCAGCCAGATAACGGAGCTAACAGGGCAGATAGACGGCTTACAAGAGACACAGGACCGGCTGGTCGGCAAGCGGGCCGAACTCAGCAGCCAGATAGAACAGTTCCGGACGAAAAAAGAGACGATGAAAGCTCGCTATCAGGCCGCCGAAGCGTCGGCGCGGGTCTCGGAGGCGTTTACCGGCGCTGGCGATACGATGGCCGATGTACACCGCTCCATCGAACGCGCCACGGAGCGCACGGAACAGATGGAGGCACGTGCGGCCGCGCTGGAGGAACTCGAAGCGAGCGGCCAGCTCGAATCCGTACTCGACGAGGGCGATTCAATCGACCAGGAACTCGACCGCCTCTCCGGCGAACGGGCCGTCGAGAACGAACTGGCGGCGCTGCGGGCCGAGATGGACGAGCGCGAAGCCGTCGAAGAAGCCGCAGAATAG
- a CDS encoding S49 family peptidase → MTNPIDRRVATALQSYTVLAVIAILIGAAVVPYAASVAEGDEQYVAVVNVDETISSSSAQDTVQELRELRSNESVEAVVLRVSSPGGSAAASESMYLAVKRLSAEKPVYTSVDQYAASGAYYTAVPSDRIYVTPASLVGHVGVIGTAPSDGLSASATTGPDKAHRGMTRDQYYASLESMKRAFVGAVMTERGDRLNVSRETVAEASAYQGGRAVQTGYADEVGGLEAAIAGAAEEAGLSEYQVVYHNPADPRGLFLLTGGSGASGNATIAAEGAPYTFQGVDTVHFLMIYGTPENQQVVYNSTAQGGA, encoded by the coding sequence ATGACTAACCCAATCGATAGACGGGTCGCAACTGCCCTCCAGTCGTACACGGTACTTGCGGTTATTGCCATTCTCATTGGTGCCGCCGTCGTGCCGTATGCGGCGTCGGTCGCCGAGGGTGACGAACAGTACGTCGCTGTAGTGAATGTCGACGAAACAATTTCCAGTTCTAGCGCACAGGACACGGTACAGGAGCTCCGTGAACTCCGCAGCAACGAGTCGGTGGAAGCGGTCGTTCTCCGGGTATCGAGTCCCGGCGGTAGTGCCGCCGCCAGTGAGTCGATGTATCTGGCCGTCAAGCGGCTCTCAGCGGAGAAACCGGTGTACACGAGCGTTGACCAGTACGCCGCCTCCGGCGCGTACTACACCGCGGTCCCGAGCGACCGCATCTACGTGACGCCGGCCAGCCTCGTTGGCCACGTCGGCGTCATCGGCACCGCGCCGAGCGACGGCCTGAGTGCATCTGCAACCACTGGGCCCGACAAGGCCCATCGAGGGATGACGCGTGACCAGTACTACGCGAGCCTCGAATCGATGAAGCGAGCATTCGTCGGTGCGGTCATGACTGAACGCGGTGACAGGCTCAACGTCTCCCGCGAGACTGTCGCTGAAGCGTCAGCCTATCAGGGCGGCCGCGCGGTCCAGACCGGCTATGCGGATGAAGTCGGTGGACTCGAAGCCGCGATAGCCGGCGCGGCCGAAGAGGCTGGTCTCTCAGAGTATCAGGTCGTATACCACAACCCCGCGGATCCACGAGGGCTGTTCCTCCTCACTGGCGGGAGTGGAGCCAGTGGGAACGCCACCATCGCCGCCGAAGGCGCCCCGTACACGTTCCAGGGCGTCGACACGGTCCACTTCCTCATGATATACGGCACGCCGGAGAATCAACAGGTCGTCTACAACAGCACCGCACAGGGAGGTGCCTGA
- a CDS encoding DUF5783 family protein, with protein sequence MTEFDPEKFEDKYANYFPELQKAYKNAFERMNDTYDSELVHAIDQQILNESEPFYEDGEFSVELPENPTERLSAVIVDDEKLDTVLSEYIDEIEHELRRVFNLDD encoded by the coding sequence ATGACAGAGTTCGATCCCGAGAAGTTTGAGGACAAGTACGCGAACTACTTCCCGGAACTGCAGAAGGCCTACAAGAACGCCTTCGAGCGGATGAACGACACGTACGACTCCGAACTGGTCCACGCGATCGACCAGCAGATCCTCAATGAGTCAGAGCCGTTCTACGAGGACGGCGAGTTCAGTGTCGAATTACCCGAGAACCCGACAGAACGGCTTTCAGCGGTCATCGTCGACGACGAGAAACTCGACACCGTGCTTTCCGAATATATTGATGAAATCGAGCACGAACTGCGCCGCGTGTTCAATCTCGACGACTGA
- a CDS encoding cupin domain-containing protein has product MTDTDEAEPSLTPASLDRTHLPEQTMYKVSLDDASHFEQGGNDIRTYPVCTTNEFKLLYFEMDPGAVIDWHTHAPSFDEVCLCLDGAARYTLKREDGSEQVLRAEPREFVYLPGGARHKIEAVGETGHEGLVTMPPDSVGRLELLEGTEPYQTEDWPIALWVDRIRDEVVKKDENAVTE; this is encoded by the coding sequence ATGACTGACACCGATGAGGCGGAACCATCGCTGACGCCAGCATCACTCGATCGTACGCACCTCCCCGAGCAGACGATGTACAAGGTGTCGCTCGACGACGCCAGCCACTTCGAACAGGGCGGGAACGACATCCGGACGTATCCAGTGTGTACCACGAATGAATTCAAGCTGCTGTACTTCGAGATGGACCCCGGCGCGGTCATCGACTGGCACACGCACGCGCCCAGTTTCGACGAGGTGTGTCTGTGTCTCGATGGCGCCGCTAGATACACGCTGAAACGTGAAGACGGAAGCGAGCAGGTGCTCCGGGCTGAACCACGCGAGTTCGTCTATCTACCCGGTGGGGCCCGACACAAGATCGAGGCAGTGGGTGAGACCGGTCACGAGGGACTGGTCACAATGCCGCCGGACTCTGTCGGACGCCTCGAATTGCTCGAAGGCACAGAACCGTACCAGACAGAAGACTGGCCAATTGCGCTGTGGGTCGACCGGATCCGTGATGAAGTCGTAAAGAAAGACGAGAACGCCGTCACAGAGTAG
- the sufU gene encoding Fe-S cluster assembly sulfur transfer protein SufU gives MGIGGSDMYRQQILDHYKNPRNYGEIEDPTFTHIGENPMCGDEIRMDVVLDEDEETIEQVAFQGDGCAISQASASMLSQELAGMAVEDLKAMDRDDITEMLGVDISPMRVKCAVLAEKVAQDGADIFFGEKDIDRTVTEDDD, from the coding sequence ATGGGTATCGGTGGCTCGGATATGTACCGGCAGCAGATCCTCGATCACTACAAGAACCCGCGGAATTACGGGGAGATTGAGGACCCGACGTTTACCCACATCGGCGAGAATCCGATGTGCGGCGATGAAATACGGATGGATGTCGTCCTCGACGAAGACGAGGAAACCATCGAGCAGGTCGCCTTCCAGGGCGACGGCTGTGCCATCTCACAGGCCTCTGCGTCGATGCTCTCACAGGAGCTAGCTGGGATGGCGGTCGAAGACCTGAAAGCGATGGACCGCGACGATATCACAGAGATGCTCGGCGTCGACATCTCGCCGATGCGCGTCAAGTGTGCCGTTCTTGCCGAGAAGGTGGCCCAAGACGGGGCAGACATTTTCTTCGGTGAGAAAGACATCGACCGAACGGTGACCGAAGACGACGACTAA
- a CDS encoding trans-aconitate 2-methyltransferase translates to MPGNDWDPDDYDDRHGFVHEHGQSVVDLLDPHPGERVLDVGCGTGHLTAEIADSGAEVVGIDASAEMVAQARDAYPTLTFEQADVRSYTADRPFDAVFSNAALHWIPGEDHDAVLSTVADTLTENGRFVAEFGGQGNVAAIADALIAELDVRGYDASHPWYFPSIGEYAPRVEAHGLELQFSRLFDRPTPLDGGEDGLQNWIEMFGDEFFAGVDDSEQAAVLSAVEDRLRPTLFDGDTWIADYRRLRLVAGR, encoded by the coding sequence ATGCCAGGCAACGACTGGGACCCCGACGACTACGACGACCGCCACGGGTTCGTCCACGAGCACGGTCAGTCGGTCGTCGACCTGCTGGACCCCCACCCCGGCGAGCGGGTACTGGATGTCGGCTGTGGCACCGGCCACCTGACGGCGGAAATCGCAGACAGCGGTGCCGAGGTGGTCGGCATCGACGCGTCGGCGGAGATGGTCGCACAGGCCAGAGACGCTTATCCGACCCTCACGTTCGAGCAGGCGGACGTGCGGTCCTACACCGCCGACAGGCCATTCGACGCGGTATTTTCGAACGCAGCGCTACACTGGATTCCCGGTGAAGACCACGACGCGGTCCTGTCGACGGTTGCCGATACACTGACTGAGAACGGGCGGTTCGTCGCGGAGTTCGGCGGGCAGGGCAACGTGGCGGCGATAGCCGACGCACTCATCGCCGAACTGGATGTGCGGGGCTACGACGCCAGTCATCCGTGGTACTTCCCGAGTATCGGCGAGTACGCACCGCGAGTCGAAGCGCACGGGCTCGAACTGCAGTTCTCACGGCTATTCGACCGACCGACGCCGCTGGACGGCGGTGAAGACGGGCTCCAGAACTGGATTGAGATGTTCGGTGATGAGTTCTTCGCTGGTGTCGACGATAGCGAGCAAGCGGCAGTGCTGTCGGCTGTCGAGGACCGGCTCCGCCCGACGCTTTTCGACGGTGACACCTGGATCGCAGACTACCGACGGCTACGGCTCGTCGCCGGTCGATAG
- a CDS encoding DUF4350 domain-containing protein: protein MAADSSRSSPVIRAGFFIGILVLSVIVGTVAIGGGVQSAPDVSQVNAPSFNSGEGVATPADESGDLSMSADASGKVVVIDVAHAGDIDREALTPLVSTLTENGATVRYHVGERQSGSALNESLRSADALVVLGAEQRYTESELNGLSAFSDAGGRVLLLNEPSQASPAGLGLFGPIRSDSVTMPMAPLASQYGLSYGNGYLYNMHEYDTNYQNVYATPTGDTELTAGVDRTVFYAAIPVHGGNTALTTTEQTTLSKTRRQDTYGVVARSGNVVTVGDTNVFTQEFLYRADNEQLVGNLLDFLVTGEKSPADAPQTAESGESGPGGSLPGTGIGGSTLPSEPDSTPAPEPNETMTSDE from the coding sequence ATGGCAGCCGATAGCTCACGTTCGAGTCCGGTCATCCGAGCAGGGTTTTTCATCGGGATACTCGTCCTCTCGGTGATTGTCGGCACCGTCGCGATTGGTGGCGGTGTGCAATCGGCCCCCGATGTAAGTCAGGTGAATGCCCCGTCGTTCAACAGCGGCGAGGGCGTCGCAACTCCGGCGGACGAGAGCGGTGACCTCTCGATGTCGGCCGACGCATCCGGGAAGGTTGTCGTTATCGACGTCGCTCACGCCGGCGATATCGACCGCGAAGCACTCACGCCGCTCGTCTCGACCCTGACCGAGAACGGAGCGACAGTGCGATACCACGTCGGTGAGCGACAGAGCGGGAGCGCGCTCAACGAGTCACTCCGTTCGGCTGACGCCCTCGTCGTTCTCGGCGCGGAACAGCGCTACACCGAGAGCGAACTGAACGGCCTCTCCGCGTTCAGTGACGCAGGCGGTCGCGTGCTCTTGCTGAACGAGCCGTCGCAGGCGAGCCCCGCAGGGCTGGGACTGTTCGGCCCGATTCGATCGGACAGCGTGACCATGCCGATGGCGCCGCTGGCAAGCCAGTACGGTCTCTCGTACGGGAACGGCTACCTGTACAATATGCACGAGTACGACACCAACTACCAGAACGTCTACGCCACGCCAACGGGAGATACGGAACTCACAGCGGGCGTCGACCGAACGGTCTTCTACGCCGCAATCCCCGTTCATGGCGGCAACACCGCGCTCACGACGACGGAACAGACAACGCTCTCGAAGACCCGGCGACAGGACACGTACGGCGTCGTTGCCCGCTCGGGGAATGTCGTCACCGTCGGTGACACGAACGTTTTCACGCAGGAGTTCCTCTACCGGGCCGACAACGAGCAACTGGTCGGGAACCTGCTTGATTTCCTCGTCACGGGCGAGAAATCACCCGCAGACGCGCCACAGACCGCAGAGTCTGGTGAGTCCGGACCTGGCGGATCGCTCCCCGGTACGGGAATCGGTGGCAGCACGTTGCCGTCCGAACCGGATTCAACCCCAGCCCCCGAGCCGAATGAGACCATGACGTCCGACGAATAG
- a CDS encoding heme-binding protein: MDQRKPPATEEGWYALHDCRSIDWDAWREAPQRVRDRALSEGIGFLDAYEAVEDAEEGQTAVYTVMGHKADIMILHLRPTMGDLDAAERHFEQTEFAAFTEQEFSYVSVTEASGYTEKSREYFEGEVDDDSGLAQYIQARLHPDVPDEEFVCFYPMSKRRQPDQNWYDTSFEERAAHIKRHGDIGRTYGGDVNQMIAGSIGFDDWEWGITLWSDDMRHIKELLTEMRFDPSTSQFAEFGPFYVGRKFDPAELPAVMAGQRVPTDDESVPETPADVAEHEHAPADASTSHSHDGEPTTGGAQTGAHAGGDTDNHGGTHPGSASEGDHPHSEESSDEDDSGSSSSSGGRPDVSADFEEIDDAAQRLGRLGLHEGDAYDAGDYALVFHSSADAEDIVDDVSDLESNFDHYDRHVQTAVRADSGQTHLVSIWTAKDAAETAAGFLKDIDGVDEQFGGSLGEDAESDETVDNSDAQTAESSQSIRETLESAGVYAGQPHGEDVYALVVYSEADAETLDAEVADLRSAFERYDTHVQTTVYGDTDGDLSAVASLWDTEDAAQTASDYLTDLPGVVGRHGEGDGFGTMGMFYTVKPEYHEDFVEKFDTVGGLLKEMDGHRETSLLFNHDDENDMFIASQWDSQEDAMAFFRSDDFSETVDWGRDVLADRPRHVFLA; the protein is encoded by the coding sequence ATGGACCAACGCAAGCCGCCAGCCACGGAAGAGGGCTGGTACGCGCTGCACGATTGCCGGAGTATCGACTGGGACGCCTGGCGCGAGGCCCCCCAGCGAGTCCGCGATCGTGCACTCTCGGAGGGGATCGGCTTCCTCGACGCGTACGAAGCCGTCGAAGACGCCGAGGAGGGGCAGACGGCGGTGTACACCGTCATGGGCCACAAGGCCGACATCATGATCCTCCATCTGCGGCCGACGATGGGCGACCTCGATGCGGCCGAGCGCCATTTCGAGCAGACGGAGTTCGCCGCCTTCACCGAGCAGGAGTTCTCCTACGTCTCCGTGACGGAGGCGTCGGGCTACACCGAGAAGTCCCGCGAGTACTTCGAGGGCGAAGTAGACGACGACTCCGGACTGGCCCAGTACATTCAGGCCCGGCTCCACCCCGACGTGCCGGACGAGGAGTTCGTCTGCTTCTACCCGATGAGCAAGCGCCGCCAGCCCGACCAGAACTGGTACGACACATCCTTCGAGGAACGGGCAGCCCACATCAAGCGGCACGGCGACATCGGCCGTACCTACGGCGGCGACGTGAACCAGATGATCGCCGGCTCTATCGGCTTCGACGACTGGGAGTGGGGCATCACACTCTGGAGCGACGATATGCGCCACATCAAGGAGCTGCTGACCGAGATGCGCTTTGACCCCTCGACCTCCCAGTTCGCCGAGTTTGGCCCCTTTTACGTCGGCCGGAAGTTCGATCCCGCCGAATTACCGGCTGTGATGGCCGGCCAGCGAGTCCCGACCGACGACGAGTCGGTTCCGGAGACGCCGGCGGACGTCGCGGAACACGAGCACGCGCCGGCTGATGCCAGCACGAGTCACAGCCACGACGGAGAGCCGACGACGGGCGGCGCACAGACGGGGGCACACGCCGGCGGAGACACCGACAACCACGGCGGTACCCACCCCGGGAGCGCCAGCGAGGGCGACCATCCACATTCCGAGGAGTCGTCCGACGAGGACGACTCGGGGTCGTCGAGTAGCTCAGGCGGCCGGCCGGACGTTTCAGCTGACTTCGAGGAGATAGACGACGCCGCACAGCGGCTCGGTCGGCTTGGACTGCACGAAGGCGACGCGTACGACGCTGGTGACTACGCGCTGGTGTTCCACTCCTCGGCCGATGCGGAGGACATCGTCGACGATGTGTCCGACCTCGAAAGCAACTTCGACCACTACGACCGCCACGTCCAGACGGCCGTGCGCGCCGACAGCGGTCAGACGCACCTCGTCAGCATCTGGACGGCGAAAGACGCCGCTGAGACGGCAGCCGGCTTCCTGAAGGATATCGATGGTGTCGACGAACAGTTCGGCGGCTCCCTCGGTGAGGATGCCGAGAGCGACGAGACCGTGGACAATAGCGACGCCCAGACCGCTGAATCGTCCCAGTCGATCCGCGAGACGCTCGAATCGGCGGGCGTCTACGCCGGGCAACCGCACGGCGAGGACGTGTACGCCCTCGTAGTGTACTCCGAGGCTGACGCCGAAACACTCGACGCGGAAGTCGCGGACCTCCGGAGCGCGTTCGAGCGCTACGACACGCACGTCCAGACGACGGTGTACGGCGATACCGACGGCGATCTCTCGGCCGTCGCGTCGCTGTGGGACACCGAGGACGCCGCCCAGACTGCCAGCGACTACCTCACTGACCTCCCCGGCGTCGTCGGCCGCCACGGCGAGGGCGACGGGTTCGGGACGATGGGGATGTTCTACACGGTCAAGCCAGAATACCACGAGGACTTCGTCGAGAAGTTCGACACTGTCGGTGGTCTACTCAAAGAGATGGACGGCCACCGCGAGACCTCGCTGCTGTTCAATCACGACGACGAGAACGACATGTTCATCGCGAGCCAGTGGGACTCACAGGAGGACGCGATGGCCTTCTTCCGCTCCGACGACTTCTCGGAGACGGTCGACTGGGGTCGGGACGTGCTGGCCGACCGACCGCGGCACGTTTTCCTGGCCTGA